A section of the Spirosoma pollinicola genome encodes:
- a CDS encoding DUF7657 domain-containing protein — protein MSKKQKGRPTVAGTSPVVKTVSSTPAKPTQSVPDSSTPVDLPPAEQPFQLIRFDKRVKLTLSAFVAVFVLFVLLKWHYVSLPIWNTILPDGSPVTRGLVAGTPKQIRMDDYAVATPWILSNVHNHLAQNNEAIGGLNSSLVLLPTYHPVTLFKPGHWGFMVLDSERGYSWLYDINPFILLVGGFLFFLLISRNQYWLSLTGVLTLLLSSGTVRWSFIPSSMIGYCCATFVAAVYLLYERKPLKIALYALLLIWLICSFALVLYPPYQIPMGYLFGFAFVGYVVNNRRDLFPPKAILLKIGMLGVAVALAGLVLAGYYADIQETLKAVTSTVYPGQRSELGGTGFVGNWYSEYYSWFFDDQKVPKSWLNICELSHYLNFVPVIIPLLIALFLLDRKIDWMLGATALFMIFMWVWMEVEFPAGLAKASLMNMVPTRRAQIPMGAGGILLLFMYLSKLSDNSIRDAYRRVPVWANAMAVLAVVGFVIYTAYVNVNDSDGMIKPYQTFMPVVFFSLMNVLLLFTISIRYRTAIFCAGLLLFLFPNLKANPLSKGMSPITENAFYKTVRQLVEQDPQARWLVNGSQYVTYMVTATGAKQITGVKYLPDRKHVLKVLDPEMKRDSAYNRYAHVTNQSYINGRDSVILVNQFEDAYVIAMDPCSPRMKSLNVKYQVFDHQPQPVEIRCMKSVATMGSLTIYQANP, from the coding sequence ATGTCGAAGAAACAAAAAGGCCGACCCACCGTTGCTGGAACCAGCCCAGTCGTTAAGACCGTGAGTTCGACACCTGCGAAACCCACTCAATCTGTACCGGACTCTTCTACACCTGTTGACCTTCCCCCAGCCGAACAACCCTTTCAACTGATTCGCTTTGACAAGCGGGTGAAGCTTACACTCAGTGCTTTTGTTGCTGTATTTGTGCTGTTTGTGCTGTTAAAATGGCATTACGTTTCGCTGCCAATCTGGAATACCATTTTGCCCGATGGCTCTCCCGTAACACGCGGCTTAGTTGCGGGTACGCCCAAGCAAATCCGCATGGACGACTACGCAGTAGCAACCCCCTGGATTTTGTCAAATGTGCATAATCATCTTGCCCAAAATAATGAGGCCATTGGTGGCCTGAATAGTTCACTCGTTCTGCTGCCGACATACCACCCTGTTACCCTCTTTAAACCTGGGCATTGGGGATTTATGGTACTCGACTCTGAGCGAGGCTATAGCTGGCTTTACGATATAAACCCGTTTATACTACTTGTTGGGGGCTTCCTCTTCTTTTTGCTGATAAGCCGAAACCAGTATTGGCTTTCACTAACTGGTGTACTAACCCTGTTGCTCTCGTCAGGAACGGTGCGATGGTCATTTATTCCGTCCAGCATGATTGGTTATTGCTGCGCCACCTTTGTGGCGGCTGTTTATTTGCTGTATGAGCGAAAGCCATTGAAGATTGCCCTTTATGCACTATTGCTGATTTGGTTAATCTGCTCGTTCGCGCTGGTTCTGTATCCGCCTTATCAGATACCGATGGGGTATTTATTTGGCTTTGCATTCGTTGGATACGTTGTTAACAACCGGCGGGACCTATTCCCACCCAAAGCGATACTTCTGAAGATTGGTATGCTGGGTGTTGCCGTAGCGCTGGCGGGTCTGGTTCTGGCGGGTTATTATGCAGACATACAGGAAACCCTGAAAGCCGTTACCAGCACCGTTTATCCTGGGCAGCGGAGTGAATTGGGGGGTACCGGTTTTGTTGGAAACTGGTATTCGGAGTATTATAGCTGGTTCTTTGATGATCAGAAAGTGCCTAAAAGCTGGCTTAACATCTGCGAACTGTCTCATTATCTCAACTTCGTTCCGGTTATCATTCCATTACTCATTGCGCTGTTTTTACTGGACCGAAAAATTGACTGGATGCTGGGTGCAACAGCCTTGTTCATGATCTTTATGTGGGTATGGATGGAAGTGGAATTTCCGGCAGGTCTGGCTAAAGCCAGTTTGATGAACATGGTGCCCACACGCCGGGCACAGATTCCGATGGGTGCAGGAGGAATTCTTTTGCTGTTTATGTACCTGAGCAAACTAAGCGATAACAGTATCCGGGACGCCTACCGTCGGGTGCCTGTTTGGGCAAATGCAATGGCCGTCCTAGCCGTTGTTGGGTTTGTCATTTACACCGCCTATGTCAATGTGAATGATTCTGATGGCATGATCAAGCCCTACCAGACATTTATGCCGGTGGTATTCTTTTCGCTTATGAACGTGCTGTTACTATTTACAATTTCCATACGGTATCGAACGGCTATTTTTTGTGCTGGTTTATTGCTATTCCTGTTCCCGAATCTAAAAGCCAATCCGTTGTCGAAGGGCATGAGTCCAATTACGGAAAATGCATTTTACAAGACCGTTCGTCAGCTCGTTGAACAGGACCCACAGGCGAGGTGGCTGGTAAACGGTAGTCAATATGTGACGTATATGGTTACCGCTACGGGTGCCAAACAAATTACGGGCGTCAAATACCTGCCCGACCGCAAACACGTTCTTAAGGTGTTGGACCCGGAAATGAAGCGGGATTCGGCTTATAACCGCTATGCGCACGTTACGAATCAAAGTTATATCAACGGCCGGGATTCGGTTATTCTGGTGAATCAGTTCGAGGACGCCTATGTCATTGCTATGGACCCCTGTTCGCCCCGAATGAAGTCTCTGAATGTAAAATATCAGGTTTTCGATCACCAGCCGCAGCCGGTAGAAATTCGTTGCATGAAGTCGGTGGCAACAATGGGTTCGCTGACAATTTATCAGGCTAATCCTTAA
- a CDS encoding lysylphosphatidylglycerol synthase transmembrane domain-containing protein, which yields MNKVFFQRAIPILLAGLLLWYVMKDVPLQEIGDQFRSTNYGWLSVVGVLIGLFYVLRAARWQLTLQAIGYRPSLFRATVALLAGSLASMIVPGAGELTRCGTLQRTDGVPISQGIGSVVAERIVELFMLILVLLLTVTLEFSRAKTYLSSLTLALPGRTVILVGGTLVTVVALAIWQALKYPGLQKHPLLIKSVRIAKGFGQGFMAIRQLPNPGLFIALTILIQAFSWLSTYVLLLTSNDTHDLPPTAALTILAVSSLGGLAVPTQGGIGTYHFFVSRALILYGFTAAQGAVVATYLHAVGFGFNLLLSSASFLLLHILIARRTSTSQPEHTV from the coding sequence ATGAACAAGGTTTTCTTCCAACGGGCCATACCGATTTTGTTAGCTGGATTACTGTTGTGGTATGTCATGAAAGACGTACCCCTACAGGAAATCGGCGATCAATTCAGGTCAACTAATTATGGCTGGTTATCAGTAGTAGGTGTGCTTATTGGTTTATTTTATGTGCTGCGGGCGGCCCGGTGGCAACTTACTTTACAGGCCATTGGCTACCGGCCTTCGCTGTTTCGCGCGACGGTAGCCCTGTTAGCCGGTTCGCTGGCGAGTATGATTGTGCCGGGAGCCGGTGAGCTAACCCGTTGTGGAACCTTGCAACGTACAGATGGCGTCCCCATATCGCAGGGAATTGGTTCGGTGGTCGCCGAACGAATTGTCGAACTGTTTATGCTGATACTCGTGCTGCTGCTGACTGTCACGCTGGAATTTAGTCGGGCAAAAACGTACCTCTCCAGTTTAACATTGGCTCTGCCAGGCAGAACGGTTATATTAGTTGGCGGTACACTTGTTACAGTAGTCGCGTTGGCGATTTGGCAAGCCCTGAAATACCCGGGTCTGCAAAAACACCCGCTACTTATAAAAAGTGTACGTATTGCAAAAGGCTTCGGTCAGGGATTTATGGCCATTCGGCAACTTCCCAATCCGGGTTTATTTATTGCGCTGACCATACTAATTCAAGCGTTTTCCTGGCTATCTACTTATGTGCTGCTGCTCACCTCCAACGATACACACGATCTTCCTCCTACAGCCGCGCTCACCATTCTGGCCGTTAGCTCATTGGGCGGACTGGCTGTACCCACGCAGGGCGGTATTGGTACGTATCATTTTTTCGTGAGTCGGGCGTTAATTTTATACGGATTTACGGCTGCTCAGGGGGCTGTCGTAGCCACCTATCTTCATGCGGTTGGTTTTGGCTTCAACCTGCTGCTAAGTAGTGCCAGCTTTCTGCTGCTCCATATATTAATTGCCCGAAGAACGTCGACATCGCAGCCCGAGCATACGGTATGA
- a CDS encoding M28 family peptidase, whose product MTSQQLMLAVGLLALPFSSIAQEKFAKTITASDLEKHLRVLAADDMEGRETGTRGQRKAAEYIATQFAAEGLMPIVKADDGKMAYQQQYTLFKKNWGDFYVSSGGKRFEPQKDFMPNGLLYLPTETTYETLFIGYGISDANYDDYAGRDVTGKALVMLDDEPKTTDGKKLVSGSNEASKWGGPNGWRAKSLLAKEKGAAQLFIISAESAAAFKELLTQRSAMQARFNRLSLKAGAENVSSIGVFLVTSDMAATLLNTPVATLTQTISQVTQSAKPVASSLAGSVAVKADRVDEKTESSNVLGFIEGTDKKDEVLIVSSHYDHIGISADGQINNGANDDGSGTVSVLEIAQAFAKAKAAGKGPRRSILFLTVSGEEKGLLGSQYYADMSPVIPLEKTVADLNIDMVGRVDDLHLGKSDNYIYVIGSDKLSSELHKISEDVNKKEIGMELDYKFNDPKDSQRIYYRSDHYNFAKHQIPIIFYFNGLHPDYHKPTDDIEKIDFKLAEKSARLVFYTAWEIANRDQRLVVDSNKQ is encoded by the coding sequence ATGACCTCTCAACAATTAATGCTGGCCGTTGGCCTGCTTGCGCTGCCCTTTTCGAGTATTGCGCAGGAAAAATTTGCCAAAACCATTACCGCATCTGACCTTGAAAAACACCTTCGCGTGCTTGCCGCCGATGATATGGAAGGCCGCGAAACCGGCACCCGTGGCCAGCGCAAAGCGGCAGAATACATTGCCACTCAGTTTGCCGCCGAAGGACTAATGCCCATCGTAAAAGCCGACGATGGTAAGATGGCCTATCAACAGCAATACACGCTGTTTAAAAAGAACTGGGGCGATTTTTATGTAAGCTCGGGCGGAAAACGCTTTGAGCCTCAGAAAGACTTTATGCCGAATGGTCTGTTGTATCTACCCACAGAAACAACCTACGAGACCCTGTTTATCGGCTATGGCATTAGTGACGCAAACTACGATGACTACGCCGGACGCGATGTGACAGGTAAAGCCCTCGTGATGCTGGACGATGAGCCAAAAACCACCGATGGTAAAAAATTGGTGAGTGGCAGCAATGAAGCCTCTAAATGGGGTGGGCCAAATGGCTGGCGGGCCAAGAGTTTGCTGGCAAAAGAAAAAGGAGCCGCGCAATTATTTATCATCTCTGCCGAATCGGCAGCAGCTTTTAAGGAATTACTTACGCAGCGTAGTGCCATGCAGGCGAGGTTTAATCGGTTGAGTTTAAAGGCGGGTGCCGAGAATGTAAGCTCAATTGGTGTGTTTCTGGTTACGTCCGATATGGCCGCCACCCTGTTGAATACACCCGTGGCCACATTGACCCAAACAATCAGTCAGGTTACCCAATCGGCGAAGCCCGTAGCTTCGTCGCTGGCCGGTAGCGTGGCGGTTAAAGCCGATCGGGTCGACGAAAAGACCGAATCGTCCAATGTGCTGGGCTTTATTGAAGGAACGGACAAAAAAGACGAAGTATTGATCGTTTCATCGCACTACGATCACATTGGTATCAGTGCCGATGGCCAGATCAACAACGGAGCCAACGACGATGGCTCGGGCACGGTGTCGGTGCTGGAGATTGCACAGGCATTTGCTAAAGCGAAAGCTGCGGGGAAAGGTCCACGCCGGTCTATTTTATTCCTGACCGTATCGGGCGAAGAAAAGGGCTTGTTAGGCTCTCAGTATTATGCCGATATGAGTCCGGTAATTCCGCTGGAGAAAACGGTTGCCGATTTGAATATCGACATGGTGGGCCGGGTCGATGACCTGCATTTGGGCAAATCGGACAATTATATTTATGTCATCGGCTCAGACAAACTCTCATCTGAACTGCACAAAATCAGCGAGGACGTGAATAAAAAGGAAATTGGGATGGAGCTGGATTATAAATTCAACGATCCTAAAGATTCCCAGCGTATCTATTACCGCTCCGACCACTACAACTTCGCCAAGCACCAGATACCCATTATTTTCTATTTCAACGGCCTGCACCCGGACTACCATAAGCCAACCGACGACATCGAAAAAATTGACTTCAAACTAGCCGAAAAATCAGCACGGCTCGTCTTTTACACCGCTTGGGAAATTGCCAACCGCGACCAACGTTTAGTCGTTGATAGCAATAAACAGTAA
- a CDS encoding DUF4249 domain-containing protein, whose protein sequence is MHSTAFRLLVYGIALILPFACIDLDDSVLQSTTDILVVEGTITNLPEPQIIKLSRAHPDRLTGQFSTVPVTQARMDVLVDSSRIIACHETVDGSYQLPSDFKGQIGHVYQLRFTLTDGTSYTSTQQVMPAVAPIDKVSARFNPASLSTQQLNGYTAAHDLFIDSQDPADQHNYYRWEWKLWERQYWCHSCRQGVYAPYKVLPDVYKDRDYFVTGNEPYEDCFSPRAGKAGEEAPEVPKEDWIYDYQCRTACWRIIYGYDILVFDDKFSNGGLISQQKVAQIPFYDYEAGLIDIRQLSLTADAYRYYKLFQEQTQHTGGLADSPPTALGGNVHQIGYNQDNVVGYFSASAVSLVHYWLDRKDTQGALAYGATGPVDALHPKGTYATGGDGLFFAFNSRQPNLEPSPPYLGERAKAKVRLWPNADRPPLAPCLQSDNQTPFKPEGWKE, encoded by the coding sequence ATGCACTCAACGGCTTTTCGTTTACTTGTTTATGGAATTGCGCTCATTCTACCCTTCGCTTGTATCGACCTGGATGATAGTGTATTGCAAAGTACAACTGATATTCTGGTAGTGGAGGGTACCATTACGAACCTGCCTGAGCCACAAATTATTAAACTTAGCCGAGCCCATCCTGACCGGCTGACGGGTCAGTTTAGTACCGTACCTGTTACTCAGGCCAGGATGGATGTACTTGTAGATTCGTCCCGGATCATTGCCTGTCACGAGACTGTTGATGGTAGTTATCAGCTGCCCAGCGATTTTAAAGGACAGATTGGCCATGTCTACCAGCTTCGTTTTACACTCACCGATGGCACCTCCTATACATCTACCCAACAGGTAATGCCCGCCGTCGCGCCAATTGATAAAGTAAGTGCCCGATTCAATCCAGCCAGTTTGTCAACACAGCAGCTAAACGGCTATACCGCAGCCCACGACTTGTTTATTGACAGTCAGGACCCGGCAGATCAACACAATTATTATCGGTGGGAGTGGAAACTCTGGGAACGCCAGTACTGGTGTCACAGTTGCAGGCAGGGTGTTTACGCACCCTATAAGGTGCTGCCTGATGTGTATAAAGACAGGGACTACTTCGTGACAGGTAATGAACCTTATGAAGACTGTTTCAGTCCCAGAGCGGGTAAGGCTGGGGAAGAAGCGCCCGAAGTACCTAAGGAGGATTGGATTTATGATTATCAATGCCGGACCGCCTGCTGGCGAATTATCTATGGCTATGATATTCTGGTCTTTGATGATAAATTCAGCAATGGCGGCCTGATTAGTCAACAAAAAGTGGCTCAAATTCCCTTTTATGACTACGAAGCGGGCCTGATTGATATTCGGCAACTTTCGCTAACCGCCGATGCTTATCGGTATTATAAGCTGTTTCAGGAACAGACACAACATACCGGTGGTCTGGCCGATTCGCCACCTACGGCTTTAGGCGGTAATGTACACCAGATAGGTTATAATCAGGACAATGTAGTGGGTTACTTCTCCGCTTCGGCAGTTTCGCTGGTACACTACTGGCTCGACCGGAAAGACACACAGGGTGCATTAGCCTATGGGGCAACCGGGCCAGTAGATGCACTCCATCCAAAAGGCACATACGCAACTGGCGGAGATGGTCTATTTTTTGCATTTAACTCGCGTCAGCCTAACTTGGAACCGTCACCGCCTTATTTGGGCGAACGTGCAAAAGCCAAAGTTCGATTATGGCCTAACGCCGACCGGCCTCCGCTGGCTCCCTGCCTGCAAAGTGATAATCAAACGCCATTTAAACCCGAGGGTTGGAAGGAGTAG
- a CDS encoding amidase — MNRRSFIKSSSVVSLSTASLAVASCTSNQKTEAESDSAAFIDDFELNEVTLGDLQKKMQAGQYTSEAITQLYLNRIDAIDKKGPALNAVIEVNPDALSIAKAMDEERKAGKIRGPMHGIPVLIKDNIDTGDNMMTTAGALALEGHKAAKDAFIVNKLRAAGAVILGKTNLSEWANFRSSRSSSGWSSRGGQTRNPFVLDRSPCGSSSGSGSAVSANLCAVAVGTETDGSIIAPSSFCGVVGIKPTVGLVSRSGIIPISKTQDTAGPMARTVTDAAILLGTMTGVDPADAVTQESTGKAATDYTRFLNMAGLSGKRIGVEKSFLKGHEGVVGLYKQAIEVLKKQGATVVEVDLLKSLSDIGGAEFTVLQYEFKDGVNNYLSTANAGVKTLADVIAFNKKNEAKAMPFFKQETLESSDAKADLTSKEYTDALAKTRSSRQLIDKLMATNKLDAIGGTSIGFAGCIDLINGDYDTGFYFCPPAAMAGYPHITIPMGTVHGLPVGFSLMARAYQEGELVSLGYAYEQASKKRIRPTFTKSLIPGN, encoded by the coding sequence ATGAATAGACGGAGTTTTATCAAGAGCAGTTCAGTGGTAAGTCTCTCGACGGCTTCGCTTGCGGTAGCAAGTTGCACATCCAACCAAAAGACTGAGGCAGAAAGCGATTCTGCTGCCTTCATAGACGACTTTGAACTGAATGAAGTTACCCTTGGCGACTTACAGAAAAAAATGCAGGCTGGTCAGTACACATCAGAAGCTATCACGCAACTCTATCTGAACCGTATTGACGCCATTGATAAAAAAGGGCCTGCCCTAAATGCCGTTATCGAAGTCAATCCGGATGCATTATCGATTGCCAAAGCGATGGATGAGGAGCGCAAAGCTGGTAAAATTCGAGGGCCTATGCATGGCATACCTGTGCTGATAAAAGACAATATCGACACCGGCGACAACATGATGACAACCGCTGGTGCTTTGGCGCTGGAGGGCCATAAAGCGGCTAAAGATGCGTTTATCGTCAATAAATTACGGGCTGCCGGAGCCGTTATATTAGGGAAAACAAATCTCAGCGAGTGGGCTAACTTCCGCTCATCGCGGTCGAGTAGTGGCTGGAGCAGCCGGGGCGGCCAAACCAGAAACCCATTTGTGCTGGATCGTAGCCCGTGTGGGTCAAGCTCGGGTTCCGGGTCGGCGGTGTCGGCCAACCTGTGCGCCGTTGCGGTAGGCACCGAAACCGACGGGTCCATCATTGCTCCATCATCGTTTTGTGGGGTGGTTGGAATCAAGCCAACCGTGGGGTTGGTCAGTCGCAGCGGCATAATTCCCATCTCGAAGACGCAGGACACCGCCGGACCAATGGCGCGAACGGTAACCGATGCCGCCATTCTACTGGGTACTATGACAGGCGTTGATCCGGCCGATGCCGTTACGCAGGAAAGTACCGGCAAGGCCGCGACAGATTATACCCGTTTTCTAAACATGGCTGGTTTGTCGGGCAAACGCATTGGCGTTGAGAAATCCTTCCTAAAAGGCCACGAAGGGGTAGTTGGCTTGTATAAACAGGCCATTGAGGTATTGAAAAAACAGGGTGCTACAGTTGTTGAGGTAGACTTGCTCAAAAGCCTGAGCGATATTGGCGGGGCCGAATTTACCGTACTTCAATATGAGTTTAAGGACGGCGTGAACAACTACCTGTCAACGGCCAACGCGGGCGTTAAAACGCTGGCCGACGTGATTGCCTTCAACAAGAAAAACGAGGCCAAAGCCATGCCGTTCTTTAAGCAGGAAACGCTCGAAAGCAGCGACGCCAAAGCTGATCTGACCAGTAAGGAATACACCGATGCATTGGCTAAAACGCGCAGTTCACGCCAGCTCATTGACAAGCTAATGGCAACCAATAAACTGGATGCCATTGGCGGTACCAGTATCGGATTTGCCGGTTGCATCGACCTGATCAACGGCGATTACGACACCGGATTTTATTTTTGTCCGCCAGCGGCTATGGCTGGTTATCCGCACATAACCATCCCTATGGGAACCGTTCATGGGTTGCCCGTCGGTTTTTCGCTGATGGCCCGCGCCTATCAGGAAGGAGAATTAGTGTCGCTGGGCTACGCTTACGAACAGGCATCAAAAAAGCGCATACGGCCTACGTTCACAAAATCATTGATTCCGGGCAACTGA
- a CDS encoding HupA family protein translates to MKRNNLLSVILIMCSLSGCKKSDPDPVVNKGLSGNWAGDYQTQQAGSCSWSGPAVTATATFQVVNNTVTAIVTQTAGPTSVPTQFTGTIDGNTVSLSTANSAICNGTPRSYISRFGGTINGSTLTLVSRDTICPAQGCIFLKTIKLTRQ, encoded by the coding sequence ATGAAACGAAATAATCTACTCAGCGTCATCTTAATTATGTGCAGCCTAAGCGGCTGTAAAAAATCTGACCCGGACCCGGTCGTAAACAAAGGCTTAAGCGGAAATTGGGCCGGCGACTACCAAACCCAACAGGCAGGCAGTTGTAGCTGGAGTGGCCCAGCCGTAACAGCTACGGCTACCTTCCAGGTCGTTAATAATACCGTCACTGCTATCGTAACCCAAACAGCTGGTCCAACTAGTGTACCCACTCAGTTCACCGGTACTATAGACGGGAACACGGTCAGCCTGAGTACAGCCAATAGCGCGATTTGCAACGGCACGCCCCGTTCTTATATCAGTCGCTTTGGGGGGACGATAAACGGAAGTACTTTAACGTTGGTAAGTCGTGATACGATTTGTCCAGCCCAGGGCTGTATTTTCCTGAAAACAATCAAACTGACCCGGCAATAG
- a CDS encoding SGNH/GDSL hydrolase family protein, with protein MKKLVLFLVLVCLFSSFKNKELSWVAIGDSITYLNEHLNETGNRITKGYMTRVSEKLPYVHYINQGHNGWTSGGIADKIETLGLTKADVYSIFLGTNDWWQGRPLGHLTDYQDNTGNKTVYGSFRIIVDKLRSLNPQAPIILITPMQRVDFVYLTNFKNNAYGSYKAKNGQMLEAFANAIDSIGRYEKFPVVDLYHMPGLQAKKLVNYKRLKDPTSGVYTNYAYPKFIDVPFNPETDEYPYPVGAINKTYDGLHPSDKGYAIISRGLVKVIKQY; from the coding sequence ATGAAAAAGCTTGTTTTGTTTCTGGTCCTGGTTTGCCTGTTTAGTTCGTTCAAAAATAAGGAGTTGTCGTGGGTGGCCATCGGTGATTCGATTACTTATTTGAATGAGCATCTGAATGAAACCGGAAATCGAATCACTAAAGGCTATATGACTCGGGTGAGCGAAAAATTGCCGTATGTGCATTACATCAATCAGGGCCACAATGGCTGGACTTCGGGTGGGATTGCCGATAAAATTGAAACCTTAGGACTGACCAAAGCCGACGTGTATTCAATCTTTCTGGGCACCAATGATTGGTGGCAGGGGCGGCCATTGGGTCATTTGACTGATTATCAAGATAACACCGGGAATAAGACGGTATATGGGTCGTTCCGCATCATTGTCGACAAACTCCGCAGCCTGAATCCGCAGGCGCCCATCATTTTGATTACACCCATGCAACGGGTAGATTTTGTTTATCTGACAAACTTCAAAAACAATGCATATGGGTCATACAAGGCGAAGAACGGGCAAATGCTCGAAGCTTTTGCGAACGCCATTGACTCAATTGGACGCTACGAAAAGTTTCCGGTCGTTGATCTGTATCACATGCCGGGGTTACAGGCAAAGAAACTGGTCAATTACAAACGCCTGAAAGACCCGACAAGTGGTGTCTATACAAACTACGCCTATCCGAAATTTATAGATGTGCCGTTTAACCCCGAAACAGATGAGTATCCTTATCCGGTTGGGGCGATCAATAAAACATACGATGGTCTGCATCCATCAGACAAAGGCTATGCCATTATTAGCCGGGGTCTGGTCAAAGTGATCAAGCAGTATTAA
- a CDS encoding amidohydrolase family protein, with the protein MAQLYTRLLYIFKFTFIILHSLSAQVEKAPARHEGDGPFGKLIIRGVTLVNSTGAPPYGPVDIVVERNRITQIKQVGYPGVPIDPKSRPQAAPGDKELNCDGMYLMPGFVDMHGHIGGQAQGANAEYVFKLWLAHGITTIRDPSCGNGLDWVLEHRAKSDRNEITAPRIKAYTVFGQGAKEPINTPEQARAWVQQNAKRGADGIKFFGAEPTVFRAALDENKKLGLRSACHHAQLEVARMNGLATARAGLTSLEHWYGLPEALFDDKTVQNYPADYNYNNEQNRFEEAGNLWQQAAKPGTERWNKVMDELIALDFTLDPTFNIYEANRELMLARRAEWHDDYTMPSLWRFYGPSRISHGSYWHSWGTEQEVAWKKNYQLWMAFINDYKNRGGRVTAGSDSGFIYQLYGFAYIRELELLREAGFHPLEVIRAATLKGAEALGMASQIGSVEVGKLADFVIIDQNPLANLKVLYGTGAIHLNDKNEVERVGGVTYTVKDGVVYDAKKLLADVRKMVADAKQKENFEITQPGMPAKAGKVSGGKN; encoded by the coding sequence ATGGCTCAGTTGTACACCCGTCTGCTCTATATTTTTAAGTTTACATTCATCATTCTTCACTCCCTCTCCGCTCAGGTCGAAAAGGCCCCCGCCCGCCATGAGGGAGATGGTCCATTCGGCAAGCTCATTATTCGGGGCGTCACGCTTGTAAACAGCACGGGCGCACCCCCTTATGGCCCAGTCGATATTGTGGTGGAGCGAAACCGCATTACCCAGATTAAACAGGTTGGCTATCCCGGCGTGCCTATTGACCCGAAAAGCCGTCCGCAAGCCGCCCCCGGCGATAAAGAACTGAACTGCGACGGCATGTACCTGATGCCCGGCTTTGTGGATATGCACGGTCACATTGGCGGACAGGCACAGGGCGCTAACGCCGAATATGTTTTCAAACTCTGGCTTGCGCACGGCATCACCACTATTCGCGACCCCTCGTGTGGTAATGGCCTCGATTGGGTGCTTGAACATCGCGCCAAAAGTGATCGAAACGAAATTACAGCCCCGCGCATCAAGGCGTATACCGTGTTTGGACAGGGTGCTAAAGAGCCCATAAACACCCCCGAACAGGCTCGTGCGTGGGTACAGCAAAATGCCAAACGCGGTGCCGATGGCATTAAGTTTTTTGGGGCCGAACCCACTGTCTTTCGGGCCGCTCTGGACGAAAACAAGAAACTCGGCTTGCGGTCGGCCTGCCACCACGCTCAGTTGGAAGTGGCCCGGATGAACGGACTGGCTACCGCCAGAGCGGGCCTTACATCGCTCGAACACTGGTACGGCCTCCCCGAAGCCTTGTTCGATGACAAAACTGTTCAGAATTACCCCGCCGATTATAATTATAACAACGAGCAAAACCGCTTTGAAGAAGCAGGTAACCTCTGGCAGCAAGCCGCTAAACCCGGTACCGAACGCTGGAACAAGGTGATGGACGAACTCATTGCGCTGGATTTTACCCTCGATCCGACCTTCAACATCTACGAAGCCAACCGCGAACTGATGCTGGCCCGGCGAGCGGAGTGGCACGATGACTATACAATGCCCAGCTTATGGCGGTTCTACGGGCCAAGCCGGATTTCACACGGCTCGTATTGGCATTCGTGGGGAACGGAGCAGGAGGTTGCCTGGAAAAAGAACTACCAGCTTTGGATGGCGTTCATTAACGATTATAAAAACAGGGGTGGCCGCGTTACGGCGGGTTCCGATTCGGGCTTCATTTACCAGCTTTACGGCTTCGCCTACATCCGCGAACTCGAACTCCTGCGCGAAGCCGGTTTTCATCCGCTCGAAGTAATCAGGGCCGCTACCTTAAAAGGGGCCGAAGCGCTTGGCATGGCTAGTCAAATTGGGTCTGTTGAAGTAGGCAAACTCGCCGATTTCGTGATTATTGACCAGAATCCACTGGCAAACCTGAAGGTATTGTATGGCACCGGAGCCATTCATCTGAACGATAAGAATGAAGTGGAGCGCGTGGGTGGTGTTACATATACCGTAAAAGATGGGGTCGTTTATGACGCTAAAAAATTACTGGCCGATGTTCGAAAAATGGTTGCAGATGCCAAACAGAAAGAAAACTTCGAGATTACCCAGCCGGGCATGCCAGCTAAGGCAGGAAAAGTAAGTGGAGGAAAAAACTAG